TAGCTCCGCTCGTCGCCTGTCTGATCCTCACCGGAATCCACGCCTATCTCGGGCTCCACGTGATAGAGCGGAAGGTCCTTTTCGTCGACCTGTCGCTCGCCCAGATTGCCGCTCTGGGTACGGCCGCGGGTTTCGTCGCTGGCTACGACCTGGATTCCGACGTGAGCTATTTCTTTTCGTTGGCCTTCACCTTGCTAGGGGCAGCGATCTTCAGTCTCACGCGTATGCGACACGAACGGGTTCCCCAGGAGGCCATCATCGGCATCACCTACGCCGTTGCCGCTTCGGCGAGCATTCTGGTCCTGGTGCGGAGCGCAGAAGGGGCGGAGCGAGTGAAGAGCATGCTCGTGGGTAGCATCCTGTTCGTCGACTGGCACGACATCGTGAAGATCGGCATCTTGTACGGACTCGTTGGGATCTTTCACTACGTGTTTCGCGACCGGTTCCTCACGATATCCCTGGATCCGGAGAACGCGTTCGATGCGGGCATTCCCGTTCGGCTCTGGGATTTCTGGTTCTACGCGTCTTTCGGCTTCGTCGTTACGAGCTCGGTTCGGATCGCGGGCGTGCTCCTCGTATTTTCGTTCCTGGTGGTTCCCGCGGTCGCTGGAGTCCTCCTCGCTCGTAGCGTCTCAGGTCGGCTCGCGGCGGGCTGGGCGACGGGCGTCGTCGTTAGTTGTCTGGGGCTGTACATGTCGGTCGTCCTCGATCTTCCAACGGGTGCGGCGGTCGTCGTGACTTTTGGCGTGGTTTTGGTGATCATAGCGCTCGCCAAGTTGATATTGACCCAGCTTGGAGTGTTCCCCGTCGATGCCGATCTGCATAGGGCAAGGGTCGTAACGACGGATGCGCCACGAGGTTCGGGCTGACGTCCTCTGCGCCAGGGCTCGGACCAGCACGGCGTTCATGTATCGTCAAGCGGCGCCATTGGGCGGGCTCAGGTGATCCTCAGGCGTCGGATCGATATAATTTTCGCGACTCGAGATTGGATCATCGTCATGATTGCGGGCACCGAATGCCCGATGGGGAAGGAGGAAGGTCATTGCCTCGCATCAGCTGGCTAATCGCAGCCGTGGGTCTTTTTCTGTGCGCCAGTGTCAACGTCAGGGCTCAGCAGAGTCGCTGCGCCGACTGCCATTTTGCGAATCTGCAGGCCGCCCCCGAGCCGGAGCATCTAGCCGACTGGGAACATTCGCCTCACGGCCGGAACGGCGTGGGCTGCGAACGCTGCCATGGAGGCGACCCCACGACGTTCGAGTCCTTCCTCGCCCACTCCGGGATTCTCAACAGTCGGAACCCCGCCAGTCCGGCGCACCGTTCCAATCTTCCCAAGACCTGCGGGGCCTGTCACGTGGGTCCGTTCGTGGCGTTCCAGAAGAGCCGCCACTACGAGCTCCTTCAAGCGGGCGAGCGCCGTGGACCGACCTGCACTACGTGCCACGATTCCGTTGCCGCTCGCCTGCTCTCTCCCCGCTCCCTCGAAAGCCAGTGTGACAGCTGCCATGGTGATGGCGGCGTTTCTCCGAATCCGGAATACGCACCCCAGGGACGGATCTTGCTCGAGCAGGTTCGGGAGGTTCGCGAGCTCTTGTCTTCCGCGAGGCACCTGATCCGCCATGTAAGAGACGAGGCGCGCCGTTCATCCTTTGAAAAGAGTTACGAGTAAGCCCAAGTGCCTTTGACCGGCGACCCAATCGGCCCACGAGTTCGTTTTCGACGATCTGCGCGAGCGCTTGTCGGTTGCCAGGGAGCGAACCGACAGCTTGTTGAGGGAGCTGGCCAACCCTTGACGGTTGGCGACATGTAGTCTCAGGAGAGTGAGTCATGGGTATCGTCAGGAGAGTCGATCGGGTGGCGTTCGCGGTCGGTGATTTGGACGCCGCGAGGGATTTCTTTCAGAACGTGCTGGGTGCCGACTTCGGGCCGGTCCAGGACATCGAGGAGTTCAAGTTTCGCTGCCAGCCCTTCGAGCTCGGGTCCTATCGCATGGAGCTCGTGGCGCCCTATGACGCCACGAGCCCGCTGTCTCACTTCTTGATGAAGCACTCGCAAGGATTTCATCACCTCACCTGCGAGGTGGACGATCTCGACGAGGCGATCGAGGCGCTCGAGCAGCGAGGTATCGAAGTCGTTTCCCGTAAGCGCCACGAGGACGAAGGGATGCCCGGGGGAGGGGCCTTCATCGATCCACGCCAGGCATTCGGCGTTCTGATCCAACTGGTGCAGAGGAAAAAAGCCTGACGGCGCTTGGAACCTGACGCAACCAGCGGCTCGGTTCGCGGGGGAAGGGCTCAGGCGCCGTCCGAGGCTCGCAGCTTCTCGAGGAGCGAAAGCACGTTTGGCTGTTCGGGCTCCATCTCGAGGGATCGGGTGAGGTATTCGATGGCCCGGTCGCGATTCCCGAGCTGAGCATGAGCCATCCCGAGCGCGTTGAGGAGGGCGGTGCCGGGGCGCCTTAGAGGTATCGCTGCCTCGAAGAGCTCGACTGAGCGCGTGAAGTTCTTCGCCTGGAACAAAGCGTCGCCCAGAGCGAGGAGCACGTCGACGTCGTCGGGGTGCTGAGCCCGGGCGGGCTCGAGCAGGCGGATGGCCTCCAGGAACCGGCCCTGGTCGAGCTCCATTCTTCCGAGGATGAGCCGTGCGGCGAGGAGGTTGGGGTCAATCGCGAGCGCCTTTTCACAGAGCGAACGCGCACGGCTCGCTTCGCCCTTCAACAGATATTGCTCGGCGAGCACCGCACTCACGACCGCATCGTTCTCGCCATCGATGCTCTGACGCAGAACCCAAGGCCGAGCGACGGCAGCACGCGGCGTAACGTCGAATCGCATCGAGCGAACCGCCAGGATCTCGCCGTTCCGGCCGATGAGCTCGGCGAAGAGCTCGTAGCGTCCTCCAATAGAGCTGCCGACCGGCAGACTCTCGATGAGCGGTGCTCCCGAGCTCGTGACCGTCCTCGCGCTCAGCGTTTCTGCGGGATTCTCCAGATCTACGATCCTCAGAGCGATCTCGTGCTCGTCCGACAGGTTGGTTGACGGCACGTAGGTTACGAGCGCCTCGCCGATCGCGTAGACCCGCCTGGCGTTCGGATCCAGGACGATGGAGCCGAGCTGGTAGGTACGATAGAGACCCTCGGAGTCGAGGGTTTCCAGCTCGGTCAGCCCGTACAGCGGGACGGGCACACCGAGAAAAGGCTGGTCGGGGACGCGCACCGAAACCTGGACCGGACTCTCGAAAATCGTGTACTCGCTTCTGGCCCTGTTCTTGAGTATGACGCGAAAGTCGTACTCACCTTCGGCGGCGGGGAAGAGGTCTCGATAGGAGAAGGGCCGACTCATGACTTCACGAAACTGCGACTCGGACAGGTTCAGGGGAAGCTCCTTGGAGAACTGATGAATCGTCTTGCCGTCTTTGGTCGTGAGATCCCCGCGA
The Vicinamibacteria bacterium DNA segment above includes these coding regions:
- a CDS encoding cytochrome c3 family protein, whose product is MPRISWLIAAVGLFLCASVNVRAQQSRCADCHFANLQAAPEPEHLADWEHSPHGRNGVGCERCHGGDPTTFESFLAHSGILNSRNPASPAHRSNLPKTCGACHVGPFVAFQKSRHYELLQAGERRGPTCTTCHDSVAARLLSPRSLESQCDSCHGDGGVSPNPEYAPQGRILLEQVREVRELLSSARHLIRHVRDEARRSSFEKSYE
- a CDS encoding metal ABC transporter permease — its product is MLELLLAPLVACLILTGIHAYLGLHVIERKVLFVDLSLAQIAALGTAAGFVAGYDLDSDVSYFFSLAFTLLGAAIFSLTRMRHERVPQEAIIGITYAVAASASILVLVRSAEGAERVKSMLVGSILFVDWHDIVKIGILYGLVGIFHYVFRDRFLTISLDPENAFDAGIPVRLWDFWFYASFGFVVTSSVRIAGVLLVFSFLVVPAVAGVLLARSVSGRLAAGWATGVVVSCLGLYMSVVLDLPTGAAVVVTFGVVLVIIALAKLILTQLGVFPVDADLHRARVVTTDAPRGSG
- a CDS encoding GWxTD domain-containing protein, which produces MTSLPWSHVRPLAAGLFALLAALPLAKAQELPEKYKKWLDEEVVYIISPREREAFERLQSVQEREAFIEAFWRRRDPDLLTPVNEFREEHYRRFDYANRELGRESAVPGWMTDRGKIYIILGEPQDRETFLAVPGLYPVELWSYLTERDKALPPLYLLFFQEGFAGPYRLFNHLLDEPADLMPAQPFDPANVRAEAYEFLQTINPALAHASITMRADQGPFAGIAEPARSSLDFQALLAEIYDSPFRRLDTRWVDAVDDARGLVESDFLFNYVPSVGMVNVLPGPGLASFVHFTLEIEPRYMTLAKDEGGRVYYTSFEVRGDLTTKDGKTIHQFSKELPLNLSESQFREVMSRPFSYRDLFPAAEGEYDFRVILKNRARSEYTIFESPVQVSVRVPDQPFLGVPVPLYGLTELETLDSEGLYRTYQLGSIVLDPNARRVYAIGEALVTYVPSTNLSDEHEIALRIVDLENPAETLSARTVTSSGAPLIESLPVGSSIGGRYELFAELIGRNGEILAVRSMRFDVTPRAAVARPWVLRQSIDGENDAVVSAVLAEQYLLKGEASRARSLCEKALAIDPNLLAARLILGRMELDQGRFLEAIRLLEPARAQHPDDVDVLLALGDALFQAKNFTRSVELFEAAIPLRRPGTALLNALGMAHAQLGNRDRAIEYLTRSLEMEPEQPNVLSLLEKLRASDGA
- a CDS encoding VOC family protein encodes the protein MGIVRRVDRVAFAVGDLDAARDFFQNVLGADFGPVQDIEEFKFRCQPFELGSYRMELVAPYDATSPLSHFLMKHSQGFHHLTCEVDDLDEAIEALEQRGIEVVSRKRHEDEGMPGGGAFIDPRQAFGVLIQLVQRKKA